The Ferrimicrobium sp. genome segment AAGTCACTCACCAAACACCCCAGAATGAACGCGAGCTTCGTGCCCGCAACTGATGGGACTGCGGCCTCGATCCGGACCTTCGAACACGTCAACCTCGGCGTCGCAGTCGATATCGTACGACGTGATGGGCAACGAACACTGATGGTACCAGTTTTAAAGAACATCGAATCCAAAACGTTCGTTGCGTTTCTCAGCGCCTACGATCAGCTGATCGCCAAGGTCCGCGAGAACCGAGCCACGGTCGACGATTTCCAAGGAGCATCCGTCAGCATCACGAATCCCGGGACGATCGGAACCGAACACTCGATTCCACGATTGATGAATGGGCAGGGCGCCATCATCGGCGTTGGTGCCATTGGCTATCCAGTCGAGTTCGGCGCCGCCGATCCCCGCACCCTAGGTGAGCTTGGAATCTCCAAGACCGTTACCCTCACCTCAACCTACGATCATCGCATCATCCAAGGGGCCGAGTCCGGTCAGTTCCTGGCCGACGTCGCCGCACTCCTTGAGGGCAAGGAGCACTTCTATCAGGACATCTTCTCCTCCCTCGATGTCGCCTATCCACCGGCGGTCTGGTCCCCAGACCATGGATCCCTGACTGGGGACGCATCGGAGCGCGCCGAGAAGCAGATCCATGTGCAGACGTTGATCAACAACTACCGCGTACGCGGTCACCTCCTGGCTCACCTGGATCCACTCAATCTCGTCAAGCCTACGATGAGCCCGGAGCTAGACCCAGAGACCTACGGACTCACCCTCTGGGATCTCAGCCGTGTATTTCTCACCGATGGTCTCGCGGGCACGACCGAGTCAAGCCTCGCAGAGATCCTGCAGCTCCTTCGCGATAGCTACTGTGGCTCAATCGGTTATGAGTACATGCATATCCAGAACCCCGAAGAGAAGCATTGGATACAAAACCGCGTTGAAGGGGTTCATCCGAACCTCTCCAAGGAAGATCAGCTCCGCATCCTCACCACCCTCAACGATGCTGAGGCGTTTGAAAAGTTCCTCTCTACTCGCTACATCGGTCAAAAGCGCTTTGGACTCGAGGGTGCGGAGAGTGCCATCGTCTTCCTCACTGAGGTTCTCAATCAGGGAGTACGCGCCTCCATCACCTCTGCCATACTCGGCATGGCCCACCGTGGTCGGCTCAACGTACTTGCGAACATCGTTGGCAAGTCCTATCGCATGATCTTTGAGGAGTTCGAGGGCAACCTGGACCCAACATCGGTCCAGGGCTCTGGCGACGTCAAGTATCACAAGGGTTTCGAGGGCACCTACTACACCCCCGACGGCACCGCAGTGCCCATCACTCTCGCCTCAAACCCCTCACACCTCGAAGCCGTCGACGGCGTCGTCGAGGGGATGGTGCGTGCCACCCAAGATCTTCGAGGCAATCTCTTCGAGTTCGCCGTCCTCGGTATTCTCGTACACGGAGATGCCTCATTTGCCGGACAGGGAGTGGTTGCCGAGACACTCAACCTCTCACAACTCCCCGGCTATCGAACAGGTGGAACGATTCACCTGGTCATCAACAACCAGGTAGGTTTCACAACCAACCCCAACGAAGCACGATCCTCTGTCTATGCCAGCGACATCGCCAAGATGATTCAGGCCCCGATCATCCACGTCAACGGCGACGATCCCGAAGCGGTGCTTAGAGCTGCGCAGATCGCCATGGACTATCGGGAAGCCTTCCACAAAGACATCGTGGTCGATATGGTCTGCTATCGACGCCATGGGCATAACGAGGGCGACGAGCCTAGCTACACCCAGCCGGTGATGTACCGGGTTATTGATACGCAGCCCTCAGTGCGCAAGCTCTACCTTGAACGCCTCGTACGATCCAAAGCTATCACCGTGGAGGAGGGCGAACAGGCTCTCGACGCCTATCTCGCACGACTTCAGCAGGCGCTGGTAGAGACTCGAGAGGCGGCACCGCCCAAACCTACCAATCTGCCGGCACCACCACCCCAAAACGTCGCGGTACAGACCGTCTCGACAGGGGTGATCAAGGAGCGTCTCGACTATGTCGTAGAGATCCTTAACCGCACCCCGGAAGGTTTCACGCTGCACCCCAAACTGGCAAAGCAGTTCCAGGCTCGCGCAGAGCTCTATGCCGAAGGTGAGGTCGACTGGGCCCTTGGAGAGGCCTTCGCCTTCGCTACGATCATGCTCGATGGGCATGACGTGCGTCTCTCCGGCCAAGACTCGCGGCGTGGGACCTTCTCGCACCGCCACGCTGCCCTGTATGACTACGAGACTGGTGCCACCTACCAACCCCTCGCCGCGATACGCGATGACGCCGAGGCGCCAACCGATGGCACTTCGCCTGGTCGCTTCATGATCTACGACTCCTCGCTCTCCGAGTACGCAGCCATGGCGTTTGAGTACGGCTACTCCTTGATCCACCAGAAGGCACTCACCATCTGGGAGGCGCAGTTCGGCGACTTTGCCAACGGTGCCCAGATCGTGATCGACCAGTTCATTGCCGCTGCCCACGACAAGTGGAAACAGGAGTCAGGTCTGACGCTGATGTTGCCGCATGGGTACGAAGGACAGGGTCCGGAACACTCCTCGGCCAGGCTTGAGCGCTTCCTCTCCCTGGCAGCGGGGCCGAATATGACGATCGCTAACCCGACCAACGCAGCGCAGCTGTTCCACCTGCTGCGAGCCCAGGTCGAGCGGACCAACCAGCGACCGTTGATCATCCTCACGCCAAAGTCCTTGCTGCGGGCCAAGCAATCGCGCAGCCCAGTCGAGGCGTTCACCAGCGGATCCTTCCAACCATTAGTAGACGATCCGCATTGGCTGCAGGACTCCGCTGGCCGCTTCGATGTTCGGCGCATCGTTCTCTGTTCGGGCAAGATCGGCTACGAAGCCCTCGCTCAGCGGGACCGTACCACCTCAGTTCCTACCGCCGTTGTGCGCGTCGAGCAGCTCTACCCCTGGCCAGAGCGCGAGATCACCGAGTTGATCGAGAGCTATCCATCAGCGACCGAGCTCGTCTGGTTACAGGAGGAGCCAGAGAACATGGGTGCCTGGCCTTTTGCCCACGCGCGACTGCACCGCGCCGGTGCACACCGACTGACCCTGGTCCACGTCTCCCGTGTTGCAACCGGATCACCAGCCACCGGGTCAGCAGCGATGCACGCCCTCGAACAGAGCGACATCCTCGAGCGAGCCGTCTCCAAGCCGCTGAACTAGCAGGTCAACGGATCTACCCGTAAGTCCTTTAACGGTCCTGGATTTTTAATTGCTGGCCCAAGACCTCAACAAGCGCGTCTGGACTGGTCAGGTGAGCCCCGTGGCGCGAGTTGCGCACGCAATAGGTAGTGGCTTCAGTCGCCGTTACAAGTCTGGCCAACCCCAACTGATGATGGCTGGAGGGACGCGAGGAGATTCCAGCGACCACGTCGGTCTTAATAGCATCGAGGTCAAAGCGCACTGCTCCATCGACGAGTTGCCCCAGCTCAAGAATAAAGGCCGCTCCCTCAGCCCGTCGCAAAGCCTTGGTGCGTTCTGGCAGGAGCTCCCAAGTCGCGTCGGAGATCATCCGTCGCAGGAATCTCTCGGCCACCGCCTCGGATCGTTCGGGAGGGACTCGGCCTAAGGCGGCGTCATGGGGATCGATGTCCCAGCCCTTTCCCCACCAAGCGCCTCCCGGAAGCGGAGACTCGAAGGTCGATACGCCAAGGAGATTAGGATGCCCTAGCGATGCCAGCCACAGTGCATAGGTCCCTCCGAGAGAGTGGCCAAAGACGAGCGCTGGCTTGTCATCGAGAATCCCAACAAGATCCGCCAAATGGTCCTCAGCCCCAGCCGGTGCAACATCGATCGAATGCGCATAGCCCGCCCGATCCCAGATGACCACCTCGATCGAGGGAAGCAACTTAGCGAGCGCACGAAAAGAGTTGCCTCGATCCATTGCACCATGGATGGTCACCACCCGAGGGGCAGATGCGTCCTGATTCAGAATCTCTACGTGAATTGATCGTCTAGGGGGCATAGCACCCATCCTATTGGATGGCCTGGGGATCCACCCAAGAAACAGAAGTGCAGGTACCAGCGGGGACCGCGCCTTGGTCAGGGGAATTTGGCTAGAGTGATGGCATGTCGCCAGCAAGAATCTTTTACACCGATAACGTACCGACGCTCCTCGCAATGGCCGAGGAGTATCCCTTTGGAGATCTGATCACCGTTGGCCCTACGGGACCAATGACCACTGCCCTGCCCCTACTCGTGATGCGCGAAAGAGAAGAGCTACTGATCAAGGGGCACCTCACTCGCACTAACCCCCAGTGGCGCCAATCACGACCTGAGTTTGCGGCGATGGCCGTCTTTCGTGCCGAACATGGCTATGTGTCACCGAGATGGTATCAGAGCACCGCCGCAAACCAACAGCACGTGCCGACCTGGAACTACTCACGGGTTGAGGCGACCGGCTCGGTGGAGTTCTTCGACGATGCACAAGAATTGCTGGGGTTAGTCACGACACTCACGGCGCGTTTTGAACCTCCCGCCCCGACTGGTTGGAGCCCCGATCGGAGTCCGCAAGACTACATCCACAACCAGCTCAAGGCCATCGTTGGTTTCACCATCACGGTCAGCGAGCTGCGCGGCATCCGCAAACTCTCTCAGAACAAACCGATCGAAGATCGCGAGGCGGTCATCTCTTCCTTCAGTCAGCTCGGTCAAACCACCCTAGCCACCCGGATGCAGGAGCTCTTAAAGGAGCAAGAAGGCTAACGGGTCGCGGCGATGAGCCCCCTCATCGCCTCCTCAAGCTGGGTAGAGGAGAACGAGAATCCCGAGGCTTCGAGGACGCTAGGGGTAATGCGCTGAGAGACGAGAGCGAGTTCGCGC includes the following:
- a CDS encoding multifunctional oxoglutarate decarboxylase/oxoglutarate dehydrogenase thiamine pyrophosphate-binding subunit/dihydrolipoyllysine-residue succinyltransferase subunit; the encoded protein is MADTFETDFGPNDWLVEEMLDHYRDNPESVPPSWQQYFKSRNIAPRFANSTVTDAVATEGRNGHAAAANPTGATPATTTTVAPDDIARSPAPTSPAAPTSPAAPVRPMQPATNGNLQTSSPTDGTTPTRTAATAATPATSPVDKPVSPESVDDATLSPLRGAALALARNMDQSLTLPTATSVRVIPAKALEINRSIINNQLSREGRPKVSFGHLITWAIIKSLTKHPRMNASFVPATDGTAASIRTFEHVNLGVAVDIVRRDGQRTLMVPVLKNIESKTFVAFLSAYDQLIAKVRENRATVDDFQGASVSITNPGTIGTEHSIPRLMNGQGAIIGVGAIGYPVEFGAADPRTLGELGISKTVTLTSTYDHRIIQGAESGQFLADVAALLEGKEHFYQDIFSSLDVAYPPAVWSPDHGSLTGDASERAEKQIHVQTLINNYRVRGHLLAHLDPLNLVKPTMSPELDPETYGLTLWDLSRVFLTDGLAGTTESSLAEILQLLRDSYCGSIGYEYMHIQNPEEKHWIQNRVEGVHPNLSKEDQLRILTTLNDAEAFEKFLSTRYIGQKRFGLEGAESAIVFLTEVLNQGVRASITSAILGMAHRGRLNVLANIVGKSYRMIFEEFEGNLDPTSVQGSGDVKYHKGFEGTYYTPDGTAVPITLASNPSHLEAVDGVVEGMVRATQDLRGNLFEFAVLGILVHGDASFAGQGVVAETLNLSQLPGYRTGGTIHLVINNQVGFTTNPNEARSSVYASDIAKMIQAPIIHVNGDDPEAVLRAAQIAMDYREAFHKDIVVDMVCYRRHGHNEGDEPSYTQPVMYRVIDTQPSVRKLYLERLVRSKAITVEEGEQALDAYLARLQQALVETREAAPPKPTNLPAPPPQNVAVQTVSTGVIKERLDYVVEILNRTPEGFTLHPKLAKQFQARAELYAEGEVDWALGEAFAFATIMLDGHDVRLSGQDSRRGTFSHRHAALYDYETGATYQPLAAIRDDAEAPTDGTSPGRFMIYDSSLSEYAAMAFEYGYSLIHQKALTIWEAQFGDFANGAQIVIDQFIAAAHDKWKQESGLTLMLPHGYEGQGPEHSSARLERFLSLAAGPNMTIANPTNAAQLFHLLRAQVERTNQRPLIILTPKSLLRAKQSRSPVEAFTSGSFQPLVDDPHWLQDSAGRFDVRRIVLCSGKIGYEALAQRDRTTSVPTAVVRVEQLYPWPEREITELIESYPSATELVWLQEEPENMGAWPFAHARLHRAGAHRLTLVHVSRVATGSPATGSAAMHALEQSDILERAVSKPLN
- a CDS encoding alpha/beta fold hydrolase, which codes for MPPRRSIHVEILNQDASAPRVVTIHGAMDRGNSFRALAKLLPSIEVVIWDRAGYAHSIDVAPAGAEDHLADLVGILDDKPALVFGHSLGGTYALWLASLGHPNLLGVSTFESPLPGGAWWGKGWDIDPHDAALGRVPPERSEAVAERFLRRMISDATWELLPERTKALRRAEGAAFILELGQLVDGAVRFDLDAIKTDVVAGISSRPSSHHQLGLARLVTATEATTYCVRNSRHGAHLTSPDALVEVLGQQLKIQDR
- a CDS encoding FMN-binding negative transcriptional regulator produces the protein MSPARIFYTDNVPTLLAMAEEYPFGDLITVGPTGPMTTALPLLVMREREELLIKGHLTRTNPQWRQSRPEFAAMAVFRAEHGYVSPRWYQSTAANQQHVPTWNYSRVEATGSVEFFDDAQELLGLVTTLTARFEPPAPTGWSPDRSPQDYIHNQLKAIVGFTITVSELRGIRKLSQNKPIEDREAVISSFSQLGQTTLATRMQELLKEQEG